The Panicum virgatum strain AP13 chromosome 3N, P.virgatum_v5, whole genome shotgun sequence genome includes the window TTGATTCTTGTTTTGGTATGCAATCACAACTTCACAAGGTCGCAATGCGTTTtgatgtgcatgcatgcataatgCATTGTTGATTCGGTGGTTTTCCTTCTGCTCCATATATAACAGCGGATATCAGACCAATTAATGTTCAGAGATTTGTTGTGATCCAAATGATTTGGGGTGGCTCAAGTCCAAAGCTGGAATCTGCTATCATCCATGTTGCCTGAAGAAGTTGCTGACCAACCTGAACAAGTAGTTGGGTTCGGCTTTGGGAAAACCTGGAGGGTGTTCAACCAACTCCACGTACGGAGCAATGAAACCATCAAAATTTCCTTTGCGGTTGGTCTTTCTGAGGCTCAACATGTAACTGAAGACGCAATCTGCATCTTTTGTAACAGCCCAGGAAGGAAAAAACTTCAGTTTTGGAGATCATGGGATCAAGCGGATGGCTGTAACAGCGAAGAGTTCACAGTTCAAGCAATGTTCAGACTGCACAAAGAATGCCATGCCATGGAGGGCGAGCCCCAACAGCGGCAGGGCCCAATGTACTACGATGCAACAAGAACACAGTGAATTAGTGGTTGGGTACATTGATCCGTTCCTCCAAATCCAGCCAGCCATGCCACACGACACAACACACCGGAAGAAAACAGCCATGGCAGTTGCCACAGCACAGCGCCAGCGCCGCGGCGAGCCGCTGGCCCGGCCACCTACCTAGCCTAGCTGACCTTGTTGAGCAGCGCGGTGGCCATGGTGGAGAGCTGGTCGAACTCGCGGTTGGCTCCGGCCatcccggccgcggccgccgcggaccccgcgccggcgagcgcggcgtcgCACCCGATCCCGGCCTGCCCGGTCAGCGGCAgcagcgcgcgcgcggcgccccagctccgcgccgccgcgtaccCGCGCAGGAGCCGCAGCGCGGGCACCGACGCCGCCCCGTACAGGATCCCACACGCCTCCAGCGCGTCCCGcgcggccgggccgccgccgccgccgggcccctCGGCTCCgcgcgccatcgccgccgcggcgtcccgcGCCGAGGCCCCGCTCGCGGCCGCCAGGTCCGCGGCCATGAGCAGGTGACCGTGCCggtccgcggcggccgcgcccggcACGGACCGCAGCCGCGACGCGCAGAAGGAGACGTCCACGAAGTCGCGGATCGCGTCGCACGACTCGGCcaccgcgtccgccgccgcgccgccgtagcagcagcagcagcagcagaggaggaggagcacggcggcgacggcgaggagcggGCGCACCCTGGCGGCCATGGTGGCTTGCTGCTTCTCTCCCGCTCGCCGCGGCGGGTGTCCTTTGTTGGTGGCGGGTGGTTTACTGGCGCGGGGCCTTGGCCTGGCTGtgtctgcgccgccgctgcccgctggATCGGAGCACGGCGCTCACCACTTGTTGCCTGCTGCTTTGGTGGTGGGTCGGTGAGCTAATCAATGGAGGCACGCGACGCCTGTGTGCGTCATCGGATTTTGTGCTCCGGCTGTCTTAACGGTCACCGGCTCACAGCTTGAAGGTTGAAGCGGCAATCAATGCCTCACCCTCTTCCTCGTTTGAACAATCCACGAACGGATCTGAGCCATCAATATTGATTATCGAATTATTATGCACAATATTAAGACAAGTGGAATATATAGTCTAATGGTGtatttttggtggaatatgTGCGAAATCGACGAATTTTTCAGCAAGAATCTAAGGAAGTTGTTGATGTTGCGTACCTAATCaaagaagattttcatcttcatCAGGCGGCCACCAGTATAAGAATGAGCTCTTGACCATTTCCCCTAGTGGTGTTTTTTTTTGGTGATTTTATAGCATAGTGGTTATTATTTGCTCTTTTGCTTCTTTTATAGTTGTCTTGAGGTCTGATAAGGCTTCAATTGTGTTGGGGTTGAAGTTCTTTGTatctcttttatctttctttttctaATAAAAATTATGGCAAATCTCTTACTGTTCCCTAAAAAAATATTAAGGCAAGCAGTAGTTACTCCTTGAAGGACgtttttttttaagaatttGAAGGACGTTTTGTTCTTCGACGAAACACGAAGGATCATCATGTATCTGCAAATTCACACGGTGCATCACACAGTCGGCCTTGGCTACTTGCAGTAGCAGATCAAGCGTGCGAATCGAATTACTACATGGGATCAGAGAAACACCACAGCGGCACAGCCCACAGGTCCTGTTCATGGATCGACAATGGCAGGACACGATACAAGCTGTTGCTGCAACAGCGCATTGATTATTACAGCGAGCTTCTGTACTTGTGCGGGCTGGAGGCAGATCGATACGGGTCAGtcggcggccatggaggcgaCGACGGCGTGCGCGACGAAGGCCATGTCGCCGAACCCGCCGTTCTcgcgcggcagcgcggcggcgtccccggCCATCCCCTCGCACCCGGCGGCCACGTACTGCGCCGCCTGCAGCacctcccgcgcgccgcggtACCGGCCCGCGGCCACGGCCCGCGCCGCCCACCGCAGCGCCGGGACCGCGCCCGCGTACAGCTGCAGGCAcgaccgcgcggccgccgccgccgccgcgctgctgttgcccgcagcggcggcggaggcagggcccgcggatggcggcgacggggaggaggagagggcggcCTCGATGCTGTCCCTGGCCGCCGTGGCGTTGTCGGCCGCGAGGcgggcggccagcgccgccaccgcgggcgcgtcgcgcgcggcgcggcagggCGCGGAGGGGTCGGCGCAGAGCGCGGACGCGCAGAGGGCTGGGGTCACGTAGTAGCTGCCCAGCCTCCCGCACACCTggtccagcgccggcgccggcgccggcgcagccgcagcagccTCGCCTGCCCcggcagaggagaggaggaggagcacgaggaaggcggcggcgagcattGGAGAGGAGGAGGGCACGGACGACGCCATGGCGCTGGCTTTGCGCCGTTGCCTCCCGATCCGTTtcttggttcggtttgggtCACGGTCGCAGGGCCGGGATGTTTTGGAGAGCGACAGGGGGACGGAGGTgatcccgtgccgccgccgcgcatttAGTGTGCAGTGCAGGCATGGGCTGCGGCCGCTGGTTCTCTTGCCGGTCGTTCTTGATGAGCCTGGCGCCGCAGCCCGGCAGCCGCAGTCCCGTCGTTCTCCGTCCGTCCCGTTGCGGTTTTGTTTCTTGACGGCTGCTGATTAACTGCGGTTGGCGGTTGCCAACTCCCATCTGAAATGTGCtccatggagagagagaggagcaggTGTAATGAATGGCTCGAGCGGTAGGCTTGATTCACTCTTGTTttctcttcaaaatttcaatactttataaaattttacatcacatcgaatttttgaacacatgtataaaatattaaatatagttaaataaaataattaattatacagtttgtctgtaatttgcgagacgaattttttgagtctagttaaccCATAATcgaacaataattatcaaatacaaacgaaaatacTACAATATTTTACAACTTCCCTTTTACACATCTAAACAAGACTTCAATGCAGTTGTGCAGCGCCAAGCAGTCTAGCCGGTTTGGCAGCCGTGGTCCATCTCCCCATGGGCGACTGGGCGAGTTCTCTCGTCGCTACGGAAGCCTAGCTCGCATCGCGGCCCGACAAAGGATTCGTGCTTGCTGCTTGCCGCCGCCTCATCCTCGCAATCGCAACTAGTTTTCCTTCAGTCCTTGGTAGTGGTGGCAGCGTGATCcgatccaatccaatccaagcGTAGCTGGTTCTGGTTGGATGCGTCTCTGCATCGTCTCGATCGCTCCAGCAAGGCGATCGGATCCAACTCTGGCTCGATTGTTCGTTAGCACAGAAAGTCTGTGCCTGCCGGATACCTTTCATTCTCGAATCACCAGCACGCCGCCGGAAGCAACGACAACGACGGCGCCTGCCGGATCCGTGGGCATCGCTTCCCTATCGAGTCTGGTTGCTCAGCAGTTTGGCAGCAGGTCACCTAACTGTTAGAAGTTCCAGGGTCTTCAGTTCAAAATGGAACTATATAGATAACATATCTTGGTCATTAGGACCTCCCATCTTCTTCTTTCTTAGATCTTGTCTCTTGTTTTTGCCTCTGTGTGAGCatatgtgtgtgtttgtgtatgTCGGTGGTGATCCCCGGTGATGGCAGCACACATGGATCGGGTGTTTTTGAACGGGTTTCCCCTTCTATTTATATGCCGCTCACCGGGGGGACCGACATCCCATTGTCGGTTcccgtccccgatcaggacgggACGGGAACGTTCCCATAATTTTCTTTCATTAGTTTATCTTATCGTTTACTGTAGATTATTTAATGAATCACTATTTAAGCTTTACAGATCACACAGTTTTCTAACATTCTCTCCCTTGATCGTAAGACTTAAACTTATAAGTTTATTTCTCAATAAAATAGTACATCAAGACAAAAGGATTACAATGGTTAATAACAAACACCACTGAACCTAGTGACTATAACATACtactttatttcgaaacaaaacTTCTTTAACTTAGGAGCTCCATAAACTTATTACATCAGACTTATACAAACTTACATACTCACTCTTTGACAGACAGTACACCAAGACACTAAGTTACAATAGTCAATTAAGTACTACTGAACTATGTGACTATGGTTCCTGAACAATCTCCGAGGAAGTCCACATTAGGATTATGGGGAGACGATGTCATATTGGTCCCAACTAATCCAGGATCAAGGGCTTATCTACCAAACCCATACCGGTAACGTGATCTTTGAATACACTGGGTGGTAGGCCCTTTGTGAGTGGATCCGCCAACATATACTTAGTGTTTATATACTTAATACTTTATTGTCTGATCCTGGATCCTTTCTTTCACAACATGGTACTTAATGTCAATGTGCTTGGCACCACTCATTGACTTATTGTTACTCGAATAGattactgctggttgattatcGCAGTATAATGTGAGTGGCTTTGAAATGCTGTCAACCACTCTAAGTCCCGGGATAAAATTCTTTAGCCATACTGCCTGCCCGGtagcctcataacatgccacataTTCAGCCTGCATTGTCGCCGATGCAGTAAcactttgtttggagcttttccacgatatagctcctCCTGCGAGTGTGAAGATATAACCTGACGTGGATTTCTTAGTGTCAACACATCCCGCAAAATCACCGTCTGAGTAACCTATGAGTTCAAGGTTACCAGACTTCTTATATGTGAGCATGAGATCTTTAGTGCCTTGCAAATAGCGAAAGGTCTTTTTGGCTAATTTCCAGTGTTCTCGTCCTGGATTTGACTGAAATCTGCCAAGCATCCCGGTCACGAATGCCAAATCAGGGCGAgtgcacacttgtgcatacatTATGCTTCCGACAGCTGAGGCATAAGGAATTGACTTCATCTGCGCAGCTTCATACTCATTCTTTAGACATTGGAATTTTCCAAATTTATCGCCCTTAACGATAGGAGCAGGCGAGGCTGAACACTTATGCATATTATACTTTTTCAGTACTTTTTCTATATATGTCTTCTGAGATAGCCCCAAGATCCCTTTGGATCTATTTCGGTGAATTTCTATGCCCAGAACATAAGTGgcttcaccgagatctttcatCTCAAATTTGGAGGTAAGGAACCtctttgtttccagcagtaaaTTCTTATCACTGCTGGCTATGAGtatatcatccacatataatATCAAAAAGATGAATTTACTCCCCCTGAACTTAGCATAAATGCAGTTATCCCTTTTATTCTCTTCAAAACCAAATTCTCTgataatttgatcaaacttaaggTACCATTGTCTTGACGCTTGTTTCAGCCCATAAATAGATTTCTTCAATTTACATCACAAATGTTCCTTTCCTTCCGCAACAAAACTCTCAGGTTGTGCCATGTATACATTTTCATATAAGTCACCATTCAAGAATGCagttttaacatccatttgatgCAACTCCAAATCATAATGAGCCACAAGTGCCATGATGATTCTAAATGAGTCTTTAGAAGAAACAGGAGAGAAGGTTTCATTGTAATCAATGCCTTCTCTCTGTGTGAAATCTTTTGCCATGAGTCTTGCTTTGAACCTTTCGATATTACCCTTGGAGTCACTTttagtcttgtagacccatttgcagcctactgttttggctcctttaggaatttctaCCAAGTCCCATACTTCATTAGCATTCATggattccatttcatctttcatAGCATCAAGCCATTCAGATGAATGCTCATTATTCATGGCCTCTTTAAATGATGTGGGATCATCGTCCAACATCAACTCATTTGTATCTTCACTCATATAAGTGACATAATCACTAGGAATAGCTGATCTTCTTTCTCGTTGTGACCTTCTTAGTGGTTGCTCATTATTTTTCTCATTCATCACAACTGGAGGCTGTTGAATATGCTCATTAGACTCATCATTAGGTGCAATACTTGAAGTGGTTGCAGGAGTTTTAACGGGTGTTGTATCAACGGTCCTTTGGACTTGAGGTGCAACATCAGCATGTACAGGGAAAATAAGATCTTGAGTTATGGGCATTGGAACATATTCCCGTTTTTTTCTAAATCAATTTCCCTGGGAgtcatgctccccctgatcacTTCATCTTCCAAGAACACAGCGTGTCTTGTTTCAACAAACTTAGTAAACTGATTCAGGCAATAAAATCAATATGCCTTTGACTTATCAGGATAACCAATAAAATGACAACTGATTGTCTTGGGGTCA containing:
- the LOC120666835 gene encoding uncharacterized protein LOC120666835, whose protein sequence is MAARVRPLLAVAAVLLLLCCCCCCYGGAAADAVAESCDAIRDFVDVSFCASRLRSVPGAAAADRHGHLLMAADLAAASGASARDAAAAMARGAEGPGGGGGPAARDALEACGILYGAASVPALRLLRGYAAARSWGAARALLPLTGQAGIGCDAALAGAGSAAAAAGMAGANREFDQLSTMATALLNKVS
- the LOC120663837 gene encoding antifreeze protein Maxi-like, which encodes MASSVPSSSPMLAAAFLVLLLLSSAGAGEAAAAAPAPAPALDQVCGRLGSYYVTPALCASALCADPSAPCRAARDAPAVAALAARLAADNATAARDSIEAALSSSPSPPSAGPASAAAAGNSSAAAAAAARSCLQLYAGAVPALRWAARAVAAGRYRGAREVLQAAQYVAAGCEGMAGDAAALPRENGGFGDMAFVAHAVVASMAAD